The genomic window TCGACCTGAGGATCACCGACGTGCGCGGACGCACCGTGCGCACGCTGTTCAGCGGGCGGCAGGCCCCGGGCGAAGATCACCGGGTGCGCTGGGACGGCATGGACGATGCCGGACGCCCCGCGCACAGCGGCATGTACCTGGTCAACCTCACCGTCCGGGACGAGAACCAGTCGAGATTCATCACACTGTTGAAGTAGGAGCCTGGCGATGATCAAAGCCGACATCCGGAACCGGGCGGGGCGTCGCGGAAGTCGCTCCGCTATCGGACGTGCGCTGGTCGCCGCGTTGATGGCGGCCGCCCTGCTCGCGCCGCCCGCCGCCGCCGGCGAGGATCTGGGCGCCGCGCCCGGCTTCACGCTCGAGACCCCTGGCGGCGAGATGATGTCCCTCGACGACGCGCTGGCGAAGGGCCCCGTCATCCTGGACTTCTGGGCGACCTGGTGCGGGCCGTGCCGCAAGGCGCTGCCGCACCTGCAGGCGCTCTACGAGGAGCACGAGGGCGACGGCCTGACCGTCATCGCCGTCTCCACCGACGAGCCCCGGAATCGTCCCAAGATCACGGCCACGGTGCGCTCGCTGGGCCTGACCTTTCCCGTGCTGATA from bacterium includes these protein-coding regions:
- a CDS encoding TlpA family protein disulfide reductase, whose product is MIKADIRNRAGRRGSRSAIGRALVAALMAAALLAPPAAAGEDLGAAPGFTLETPGGEMMSLDDALAKGPVILDFWATWCGPCRKALPHLQALYEEHEGDGLTVIAVSTDEPRNRPKITATVRSLGLTFPVLIDGDKEVARLYRVDAVPTTFVISPAGRVTAYHRGYREGDEKQLAREVRELLASGRVTP